The genomic interval TGAAGCGCCGCGGCTACTCGCGGCAGATCCTTCACGAGCGGCCCGAGAGCCGCTACTGGTACCTGGGCGGGGTGAACTGGATCGCCGTCGTCGTCTGGGTCGTCGGCGCCGGCCTCTCCTACCTGCTCGCCTACGTCGCGCCGAGTCCCGTCGGTGCGAACATCCCCGCATTCGCGATCAGCTTCCTGCTGTATCTCGCGCTGATGCTCGGAATCGGGCGCACCGGGGCGCTCGGACTGCGCGACCCCCGCGACGCGCAGCCCACCGGTCACCTCCTCGATGGCGCGGAGGACACCTCGGCGCTCCGCCTGGAGGACTGATCGCGTGCCCATCGTCGAACTGAGCCACCCGATCCGCGACGGCATGCCCGTCTATCCGGGTGACCCGGAGGTCTCGATCTCCTCGGCCCTCGGCGTTGCGGACGACGGCGTGGCCGTCGCCCGCCTCGATCTCGGGTCGCACACCGGGACGCACCTCGATGCGCCGGCGCACTCGGTATCGGGCGGCCGCACGGTCGACCGCATCCCGGTGGAGATGCTGCTCGGGCGGGCCCGGGTGCTCCGAGCCGCGGGCGCCGCGGGAAGGGAGCCCGGACCGGGCGAGCGGATCGGCGCCGAGCGGATCGTCGGCGGGATCCCGGAGCGCCTGCCCGGGATCGTGCTCGTCGCGACCGGCTGGGATCGGCGCTTCGGCGGCCCCGAGGCGCTCGGTCACCCCCACCTCGCGCCCGAGCTGGTCGCGCTGCTCTGGGAGCGCGGCGCCCGGGTGCTCGGCGTGGACGTCTTCAGCCCGGATCCGAGCGCCGCGGGCGCGGAGAACGGGGGCGGCATGCCCGTGCATGCGTTCTGGCTGGGGCGTGACGGGGTGATCGTCGAGAATCTCGCGCGACTCATCGAACTGCCGGAGGAGGTCGAGGTGTCCCTGCTGCCGTTGCATCTGGCGGAGGGGGACGGCTCGCCGATCCGTGCGCTGGCCTTCGTCCCCTGACTCGCCTGGATGTTCCCATCGGGCGGCCGCACCGAGCCGCCTCGGCGGCGCGGGTCCGACCCGCAGCGGCGGAATCATGCGGAGACACGCCCGGGTGTGGGGTGGATGTTGCTGCGGGTCGCGGTTCGGCGTAATGTATTCCCTTGTCAGCGCATCGGAGCCGGGCCGCGAAGCGGTTCCGGCGATTGTGATGCGCTTCTCACCGCACTTGGTGTGGTAAGTTGGACAGGTTGCTGTTCGGAGCCTCCTTGGTTGGGGGTGACGGGTGGTGTCTGGTCTTTGAGAACTCAATAGTGTGCACTTGAAATTGGTGTATGCCAATATGTTTTATCCCCGTCACCCGGACCCTTTTGGGGTGTGGGTGTGGGTGATTCCTTTTTTGGATAACGAGACTGTCAGTTTGATGGTTTCTGTTGCCAGTTCGAACTCGTGACCTGTGGGTGGCTTATTCCGCTGCCCGGGGTTGCACTGTTTTTTTTACGGAGAGTTTGATCCTGGCTCAGGACGAACGCTGGCGGCGTGCTTAACACATGCAAGTCGAACGCTGAAGCCCGAGCTTGCTCGGGTGGATGAGTGGCGAACGGGTGAGTAACACGTGAGTAACCTGCCCATGTCTCTGGGATAAGCGCTGGAAACGGCGTCTAATACTGGATATGTCCCATCACCGCATGGTGTGTGGGTGGAAAGATTTATCGGACATGGATGGGCTCGCGGCCTATCAGCTTGATGGTGGGGTAACGGCTCACCATGGCGACGACGGGTAGCCGGCCTGAGAGGGTGACCGGCCACACTGGGACTGAGACACGGCCCAGACTCCTACGGGAGGCAGCAGTGGGGAATATTGCACAATGGGCGCAAGCCTGATGCAGCAACGCCGCGTGAGGGATGACGGCCTTCGGGTTGTAAACCTCTTTTGTCAGGGAAGAAGCCGTGAGGTGACGGTACCTGGAGAAAAAGCACCGGCTAACTACGTGCCAGCAGCCGCGGTAATACGTAGGGTGCAAGCGTTGTCCGGAATTATTGGGCGTAAAGAGCTCGTAGGCGGCTTGTCGCGTCTGCTGTGAAATCCCGGGGCTCAACCCCGGGCCTGCAGTGGGTACGGGCAGGCTAGAGTGCGGTAGGGGAGATTGGAATTCCTGGTGTAGCGGTGGAATGCGCAGATATCAGGAGGAACACCGATGGCGAAGGCAGATCTCTGGGCCGTAACTGACGCTGAGGAGCGAAAGCATGGGGAGCGAACAGGATTAGATACCCTGGTAGTCCATGCCGTAAACGTTGGGAACTAGATGTAGGGCCTGTTCCACGGGTTCTGTGTCGTAGCTAACGCATTAAGTTCCCCGCCTGGGGAGTACGGCCGCAAGGCTAAAACTCAAAGGAATTGACGGGGGCCCGCACAAGCGGCGGAGCATGCGGATTAATTCGATGCAACGCGAAGAACCTTACCAAGGCTTGACATGTAGAAGAACGGGCGAGAGATCGTCAACTCTTTGGACACTTCTATACAGGTGGTGCATGGTTGTCGTCAGCTCGTGTCGTGAGATGTTCGGTTAAGTCCGGCAACGAGCGCAACCCTCGTCCTATGTTGCCAGCACGTGATGGTGGGAACTCATGGGATACTGCCGTGGTCAACACGGAGGAAGGTGGGGATGACGTCAAATCATCATGCCCCTTATGTCTTGGGCTTCACGCATGCTACAATGGCCGGTACAAAGGGCTGCGATACCGTAAGGTGGAGCGAATCCCAAAAAGCCGGTCTCAGTTCGGATTGGGGTCT from Leucobacter allii carries:
- a CDS encoding cyclase family protein codes for the protein MPIVELSHPIRDGMPVYPGDPEVSISSALGVADDGVAVARLDLGSHTGTHLDAPAHSVSGGRTVDRIPVEMLLGRARVLRAAGAAGREPGPGERIGAERIVGGIPERLPGIVLVATGWDRRFGGPEALGHPHLAPELVALLWERGARVLGVDVFSPDPSAAGAENGGGMPVHAFWLGRDGVIVENLARLIELPEEVEVSLLPLHLAEGDGSPIRALAFVP